From Chryseobacterium sp. IHB B 17019, one genomic window encodes:
- a CDS encoding efflux RND transporter permease subunit produces MNKFIKNIIAFSLKNKAFTFIWVAVLAVAGFISFKNMPIEAFPDVTNTQIIIITQWNGRSAEEVERFVTTPIELAMSPVQKKTSVRSTTMFGLSIVKILFDDGVDDTFARNQVNNQLRTVSLPDEVDPEVQPPYGPTGEIFRYTLESKKKDSRELLTLQNWVVDRALRGVPGVADINVFGGQDKVFELSIDPRALDKYNLTPLQVYDAVTKSNLNVGGDVIEKNGQAYVVRGIGLVKSINDIGNITIENDNGNPVLVKNVAEVHESSMPRVGQAGLNNHEDTVEGIVVMRKGENPREVLVGVKAKIKELNEKILPKDVKMVTFYDRDNLMDFTTETVMHNLLEGIILVTVIVLIFMADWRTTLIVSIIIPLSLLFAFLCLKLAGMSANLLSLGAVDFGIIIDGAVVMVEGLFVMLDHKAHKYGPEKFNKMAKGGWIKQTGTGLGKAIFFSKLIIITSLIPIFSFQKVEGKMFSPLAFTLGFALIGALIFTLTLVPVLSHILLNKNVKEKNNPFVNFWDRIVLKGFNYTFRHKKMSLMVAISFLAVTLFSGKFLGTEFLPQLNEGSLWITAEMPMSSSLKESLKTADLLKKDIMGFPEVTDVLAQTGRSNDGTDPNGFGFVQFAVNLKPKEDWKRNISYDDLIEEIDKKLRTYQGITFNYSQPISDNVAEAVAGFKAENGIKIYGDNLQTLDRLADEVLKQIKDVDGVKDPGIIKNIGQPEVSVVLDRDKMAAYGVMPDDAQSVLEMAFGGKTASEMFDGERKFPIRLRYSQEYRKDENDIAALMVPTQDGSKIPLKEISTIEKDNGAAFIYRDDIKRYIGVKFSIRDRDLGSTIADAQEKLAKIQLPDGYSVGWTGQFENQQRASKRLAQVVPISILGIFLLLFILFGNMKDSLLVLANVPFALIGGIIALHITSMNFGISAGVGMIALLGICIQNGVILITEFHQNVKSGLSLDEAIFNGVKSRTRPVIMTALMASIGLMPAALSTGIGSESQKPLAIVIIGGLITATALTLLIFPIIFWIFNRTKKSQQI; encoded by the coding sequence ATGAATAAATTCATTAAAAATATAATTGCCTTTTCATTAAAAAATAAAGCATTCACCTTTATTTGGGTTGCTGTTTTGGCGGTCGCAGGGTTTATAAGCTTCAAAAATATGCCTATTGAAGCCTTTCCGGACGTTACCAACACCCAGATTATCATCATCACTCAGTGGAATGGGCGAAGCGCGGAAGAAGTCGAACGGTTTGTTACGACACCTATTGAATTGGCGATGAGTCCGGTTCAGAAGAAAACCAGTGTGCGAAGCACCACGATGTTTGGGCTTTCGATTGTGAAGATTCTTTTTGACGATGGTGTGGACGATACTTTTGCCAGAAATCAGGTCAACAACCAATTGCGGACAGTCAGCCTTCCTGATGAAGTAGATCCCGAAGTACAGCCGCCTTACGGACCAACAGGAGAGATTTTCCGATATACGTTGGAGAGTAAAAAGAAAGATTCACGGGAATTATTAACCCTCCAAAATTGGGTGGTCGACCGAGCGCTGAGAGGTGTTCCGGGAGTTGCAGATATCAATGTTTTCGGAGGCCAGGATAAAGTTTTTGAATTAAGTATTGATCCGAGAGCGTTGGATAAATACAATTTAACACCGCTTCAGGTTTACGATGCTGTAACGAAAAGTAATTTAAATGTCGGCGGTGATGTCATCGAGAAAAACGGACAGGCTTATGTGGTGAGAGGAATCGGTTTGGTGAAATCTATTAATGATATTGGGAATATTACGATTGAAAATGACAACGGAAACCCTGTTTTGGTTAAAAATGTTGCTGAAGTTCATGAAAGTTCGATGCCGAGAGTAGGGCAGGCCGGATTAAATAATCATGAAGATACTGTTGAAGGAATTGTCGTCATGAGAAAAGGCGAAAATCCGCGTGAAGTTTTGGTTGGAGTTAAGGCTAAAATTAAAGAATTAAATGAAAAAATCCTTCCGAAAGATGTAAAAATGGTCACCTTCTACGACCGTGACAATTTAATGGATTTCACGACAGAAACTGTCATGCACAATTTACTGGAAGGGATCATTCTGGTAACGGTAATCGTTTTGATTTTTATGGCAGACTGGCGAACGACGTTGATTGTTTCGATTATCATTCCGTTATCCTTATTATTTGCGTTTTTATGTTTAAAACTGGCGGGGATGAGCGCGAATTTACTCTCACTTGGAGCCGTAGATTTCGGAATTATCATTGATGGAGCCGTCGTTATGGTGGAAGGACTTTTCGTAATGCTCGATCATAAAGCCCATAAATACGGACCGGAAAAGTTTAATAAAATGGCAAAAGGAGGTTGGATCAAACAAACGGGAACAGGTTTAGGAAAAGCAATTTTCTTTTCAAAATTAATCATCATTACTTCATTAATTCCGATTTTCTCGTTTCAGAAAGTGGAAGGGAAAATGTTTTCACCATTGGCATTTACATTAGGTTTTGCATTAATCGGGGCTTTGATTTTCACATTGACTTTAGTTCCTGTTCTTTCGCATATTCTATTAAATAAAAATGTTAAAGAAAAAAACAATCCGTTTGTGAATTTCTGGGACAGAATTGTTTTGAAAGGTTTCAACTATACTTTTAGACATAAAAAAATGAGTTTAATGGTTGCTATTTCATTTTTAGCCGTAACATTATTCTCAGGAAAATTTTTAGGGACAGAATTTTTACCGCAGCTAAATGAAGGTTCACTTTGGATCACCGCAGAAATGCCGATGAGTTCATCATTAAAAGAATCGTTGAAAACCGCTGACCTTTTAAAGAAGGATATTATGGGCTTTCCGGAAGTCACGGATGTTCTCGCACAAACGGGCAGAAGTAACGACGGAACCGACCCGAACGGATTTGGATTTGTACAGTTTGCCGTCAATCTTAAACCTAAAGAAGACTGGAAACGAAACATCAGTTACGACGATCTGATTGAAGAAATCGATAAAAAACTTAGGACTTACCAAGGGATTACTTTTAATTATTCTCAACCCATTTCCGACAACGTTGCCGAAGCGGTGGCAGGTTTTAAAGCAGAAAACGGAATTAAAATTTACGGAGATAATTTGCAGACTTTAGACAGATTAGCTGATGAGGTTTTAAAACAAATCAAAGATGTTGATGGCGTAAAAGACCCTGGAATTATAAAAAATATCGGCCAGCCTGAAGTAAGTGTAGTCCTTGATCGGGATAAAATGGCAGCTTACGGAGTAATGCCCGATGACGCGCAATCTGTTCTGGAAATGGCTTTCGGAGGAAAAACCGCCTCAGAGATGTTTGATGGTGAAAGGAAATTCCCGATTCGTCTGCGTTATTCTCAAGAGTACAGAAAAGATGAAAATGATATTGCGGCATTGATGGTTCCTACGCAGGACGGTTCTAAAATTCCGTTAAAAGAAATCAGTACGATTGAAAAAGATAATGGTGCGGCGTTTATTTACAGAGATGATATTAAGCGTTATATTGGGGTTAAATTCTCGATTCGTGACCGTGATCTGGGAAGTACAATTGCTGATGCTCAGGAAAAATTGGCAAAAATTCAACTTCCGGACGGATATTCTGTTGGCTGGACCGGTCAGTTTGAAAACCAGCAGCGAGCTTCGAAACGATTAGCTCAGGTTGTTCCGATTAGTATTTTGGGAATCTTTCTGCTTTTATTTATCCTTTTCGGTAATATGAAAGATTCACTTTTGGTATTGGCGAATGTTCCATTTGCACTGATCGGAGGGATTATTGCACTCCATATCACCAGTATGAATTTTGGAATTTCCGCGGGAGTAGGGATGATTGCATTGCTCGGAATCTGTATTCAAAACGGGGTCATTCTCATCACAGAATTCCATCAAAATGTCAAGAGCGGATTGAGTTTGGATGAAGCTATTTTTAATGGAGTCAAATCCAGAACACGTCCCGTAATTATGACCGCTTTAATGGCTTCAATTGGATTAATGCCTGCAGCGTTGTCAACGGGCATCGGCTCCGAATCTCAAAAACCATTGGCGATTGTAATTATCGGTGGATTGATTACGGCGACAGCTCTTACTTTATTGATTTTCCCGATCATTTTCTGGATCTTCAACAGGACCAAAAAATCACAGCAGATTTAG
- the rplA gene encoding 50S ribosomal protein L1: MAKLTKKQKEALSKVEKGRIYNLSEGSALVKEVNTAKFDASVDIAVRLGVDPRKANQMVRGVVSLPHGTGKDVKVLALVTPDKEAEAKAAGADYVGLDEYLDKIKSGWTDVDVIVTMPAVMGKLGPLGRVLGPRGLMPNPKSGTVTMEIGKAVTEVKAGKIDFKVDKYGIIHAAIGKVSFDADKLRENAQELISTLIKMKPTAAKGTYVKSIYLSSTMSPGIAIDTKSVN, encoded by the coding sequence ATGGCAAAATTAACAAAAAAGCAAAAAGAAGCTTTAAGCAAAGTAGAAAAAGGAAGGATTTATAACCTTTCTGAAGGTTCAGCTCTAGTGAAAGAAGTAAACACTGCAAAGTTTGATGCTTCTGTAGATATCGCTGTAAGATTAGGGGTAGACCCAAGAAAGGCAAACCAAATGGTAAGAGGTGTTGTATCTCTTCCTCACGGTACTGGTAAAGATGTTAAAGTATTAGCTCTTGTTACTCCAGATAAAGAAGCTGAAGCTAAAGCTGCTGGTGCAGACTATGTAGGTCTTGACGAGTATTTAGATAAAATCAAAAGCGGTTGGACAGATGTTGACGTTATCGTTACTATGCCAGCTGTAATGGGTAAATTAGGACCTTTAGGTAGAGTATTAGGACCAAGAGGTTTAATGCCAAACCCTAAATCAGGTACTGTAACAATGGAAATTGGTAAAGCAGTAACTGAGGTGAAAGCTGGTAAAATCGATTTCAAAGTAGATAAATATGGTATCATCCATGCTGCTATCGGTAAAGTATCTTTCGATGCTGATAAATTAAGAGAAAATGCTCAGGAATTAATTTCTACATTGATCAAAATGAAACCGACTGCTGCTAAAGGAACTTATGTAAAAAGCATCTACTTGTCTTCTACAATGAGCCCGGGTATTGCAATTGATACTAAATCTGTTAACTAA
- a CDS encoding TolC family protein, producing the protein MNKIAGLFIIISSMMMAQQQMSLLDCEEAFQKNNLQLLAEQYNINMADADILQAKIWELPQLSGQINAYNPEDRKIFDVGRAKGAEITQLIYMGGKKKNEIAFAKSNKGLAQLQFSQLLVDLKAQLHTAYYNLYYEKLKLENTNKQLGYMNDLLAAYKVQTAKGNVSLKDEVRLQSIVIQLNNDKIGINKNILEFEQNLKVLTGITDDIEPQLSESEAKEILAAQPFGDESELQKKALENNADYQYNLKLIDSSKLYAQWQKSLNIPDLNIGAGWDQNGGTFKNEVNLMIGIPLPLWKSNKGNVEKANYAIQQNQKNADFQKLNLETKVQSAFKIWKSQYDQLAEIKTDDVNNLELVYNGMLSNFKKGNISLIEFTDFMDSYRETALQIYDMKNGIIQSAEQLNQLVQTKIFY; encoded by the coding sequence ATGAACAAAATTGCAGGGCTGTTCATTATCATTTCTTCAATGATGATGGCACAACAGCAAATGTCGCTTTTGGATTGTGAAGAGGCTTTTCAAAAGAACAATTTACAACTGCTCGCCGAACAATATAATATTAATATGGCTGATGCAGATATTTTGCAGGCTAAAATCTGGGAACTTCCACAACTGAGCGGACAAATCAATGCTTATAATCCTGAAGACAGAAAAATTTTCGATGTAGGACGTGCCAAAGGAGCGGAAATTACCCAGTTAATCTACATGGGAGGCAAAAAGAAAAACGAAATTGCCTTTGCAAAATCAAACAAAGGGCTGGCGCAGCTTCAGTTTTCCCAACTTTTGGTTGATCTGAAAGCCCAGCTTCATACGGCATATTATAATCTTTATTACGAAAAATTAAAGCTCGAAAATACCAATAAGCAACTGGGTTACATGAATGACCTACTGGCAGCTTATAAGGTACAGACTGCGAAAGGAAATGTCTCTCTGAAGGACGAAGTAAGGCTACAAAGTATTGTTATTCAATTAAATAACGACAAGATTGGGATCAATAAAAATATTCTTGAATTTGAACAAAACCTAAAAGTTTTAACAGGAATTACAGACGATATCGAACCACAGCTCTCAGAATCTGAAGCGAAGGAAATTCTTGCTGCCCAACCTTTCGGAGACGAAAGTGAATTGCAGAAAAAAGCATTGGAAAATAATGCGGACTATCAATATAATTTAAAATTAATTGACAGCAGCAAACTGTATGCACAGTGGCAAAAATCTCTGAATATTCCTGATTTAAATATCGGAGCGGGCTGGGATCAAAACGGAGGGACTTTTAAAAACGAAGTGAATCTGATGATCGGAATTCCGCTTCCTCTCTGGAAATCAAATAAAGGAAACGTTGAAAAGGCAAATTATGCCATTCAGCAGAATCAAAAAAATGCAGATTTTCAGAAATTAAATCTTGAAACTAAAGTTCAGTCCGCTTTTAAAATCTGGAAATCGCAATACGATCAATTGGCAGAAATCAAAACAGATGATGTGAATAATCTCGAACTGGTATACAACGGAATGCTGAGTAATTTCAAAAAAGGAAACATCAGCCTTATTGAATTTACCGATTTCATGGACAGCTACAGGGAAACGGCTCTGCAGATTTATGATATGAAAAACGGAATCATCCAGTCGGCAGAACAATTGAATCAGCTGGTACAAACAAAAATCTTCTATTAA
- the nusG gene encoding transcription termination/antitermination protein NusG has protein sequence MSELKWYVLKAISGQENKVKNYIEAEIKRLGFEQYVTQVVIPMEKVIQVRNGKKVPKEKPYYPGYLMVEADLMGEIPHVIKNIPGVISFLSLTKGGDPVPMRKSEVNRMLGRMDELSEFASDVEIPYVVGENVKVIDGPFNGFNGTVEKILEDKKKIEVSVLIFGRKTPMELSYMQVEKV, from the coding sequence ATGAGCGAATTGAAATGGTATGTGCTGAAAGCAATCAGCGGTCAGGAAAATAAAGTGAAAAACTATATTGAGGCAGAAATCAAACGTTTAGGGTTTGAACAGTATGTTACTCAAGTGGTTATTCCTATGGAAAAGGTCATCCAAGTTAGAAACGGTAAAAAAGTTCCTAAAGAGAAACCTTACTATCCTGGATACTTAATGGTTGAAGCTGATCTGATGGGAGAGATTCCTCACGTTATAAAGAACATTCCTGGAGTTATTTCTTTTTTAAGTTTAACGAAAGGTGGTGATCCTGTTCCAATGAGAAAGTCTGAAGTAAACAGAATGCTTGGAAGAATGGATGAACTTTCTGAATTTGCAAGCGATGTTGAAATCCCTTATGTTGTAGGTGAAAACGTTAAAGTAATTGACGGACCATTCAACGGATTCAACGGAACAGTTGAAAAAATTCTTGAAGATAAAAAGAAAATTGAGGTTTCTGTACTGATTTTCGGTAGAAAAACTCCAATGGAACTTAGCTATATGCAAGTCGAAAAAGTTTAA
- the secE gene encoding preprotein translocase subunit SecE has product MSSFIDFLKGSYNEFRHKVEWPKWADLQSSTIVVTIATVILALFTFGVDELFSKAISNIIGMLINLFN; this is encoded by the coding sequence ATGAGTTCATTTATCGATTTTTTAAAAGGTTCTTATAACGAATTCAGACATAAAGTTGAATGGCCGAAATGGGCTGATCTGCAGTCTTCTACAATTGTCGTAACGATTGCAACAGTTATTTTGGCATTATTTACTTTTGGAGTTGATGAATTGTTTTCTAAAGCAATCAGCAACATAATAGGAATGCTAATCAACTTGTTCAATTAA
- the tuf gene encoding elongation factor Tu, which produces MAKETFNRNKPHLNIGTIGHVDHGKTTLTAAISAVLASKGLAEKKDFSAIDSAPEEKERGITINTAHIEYETEKRHYAHVDCPGHADYVKNMVTGAAQMDGAIVVCAATDGPMPQTREHILLCRQVNVPRIVVFMNKVDMVDDAELLELVEMELRDLLSTYDFDGDNSPVIQGSALGALTAATSSPVNTDDQWFKSVEQLMDAVDTWIEEPVRDTDKPFLMPIEDVFSITGRGTVATGRIEAGIINTGDPVDIVGMGDEKLTSTITGVEMFRKILDRGEAGDNVGLLLRGIEKTDIKRGMVIAKKDSVKPHKKLKASVYILSKEEGGRHTPFHNKYRPQFYVRTTDVTGEIFLPEGVEMVMPGDNLEITVELLQPIALNVGLRFAIREGGRTVGSGQVTEILD; this is translated from the coding sequence ATGGCAAAGGAAACGTTTAATCGTAACAAACCACACTTGAACATTGGTACTATTGGTCACGTTGACCATGGTAAAACTACTCTTACAGCTGCTATTTCTGCTGTATTAGCTAGCAAAGGTCTTGCTGAGAAAAAAGACTTCTCTGCAATTGACTCTGCTCCAGAAGAAAAAGAAAGAGGTATCACTATCAATACTGCTCACATCGAGTACGAAACTGAAAAAAGACACTATGCTCACGTTGACTGTCCAGGTCACGCCGACTATGTTAAGAACATGGTAACTGGTGCTGCTCAAATGGATGGAGCTATCGTAGTATGTGCTGCAACTGATGGTCCAATGCCTCAGACTAGAGAACATATCCTACTTTGCCGTCAGGTAAACGTACCTAGAATCGTTGTTTTCATGAACAAAGTTGACATGGTAGATGATGCTGAGTTATTAGAGCTTGTTGAAATGGAACTTAGAGACTTATTGTCTACTTATGATTTCGACGGAGATAACTCTCCAGTAATTCAAGGTTCTGCACTTGGTGCACTTACAGCTGCTACTTCAAGCCCAGTAAACACTGATGATCAGTGGTTTAAGAGTGTTGAGCAGTTAATGGATGCTGTTGATACTTGGATCGAAGAGCCAGTAAGAGATACAGATAAGCCATTCTTGATGCCAATCGAAGACGTATTCTCTATTACAGGTAGAGGTACTGTAGCAACTGGTAGAATCGAAGCTGGTATTATCAACACAGGAGATCCTGTTGATATCGTTGGTATGGGTGATGAAAAATTAACTTCTACAATTACAGGGGTTGAGATGTTCAGAAAAATCCTAGACAGAGGTGAAGCTGGTGATAACGTAGGTCTATTGTTGAGAGGTATTGAAAAAACTGACATCAAGAGAGGTATGGTAATCGCTAAGAAAGACTCTGTGAAGCCACACAAAAAATTGAAAGCATCAGTATATATCCTTTCTAAAGAAGAAGGTGGACGTCACACTCCATTCCACAACAAATACCGTCCTCAGTTCTACGTAAGAACTACTGACGTTACAGGTGAGATCTTCTTACCAGAAGGTGTAGAAATGGTAATGCCTGGTGATAACTTAGAGATCACTGTAGAATTGTTACAGCCAATCGCTCTTAACGTAGGTCTTAGATTTGCGATCAGAGAAGGAGGTAGAACAGTTGGTTCAGGTCAGGTTACTGAAATCTTAGATTAA
- a CDS encoding efflux RND transporter periplasmic adaptor subunit, whose protein sequence is MKKNIILIMMVLSIMSCSKKEEEAKPQAKKGFELSNTMLKSIVLAKVEKKYIEDNYNFYGKISADKNSYIDVYPLVGGNVLSVNVELGDHVTKGQVLATIRSTELAEVQKDVSDAKTDLVVAENNLRVAREMYEGKLNTERDVLEAKSQLQKAQDQMQRASAVSTVYNVKKGNIYSVVAPISGYIVQKNINKDMQLRSDRSENIFDVANTTNVWAIMNVNESDIDKISLGMKAQVSTLSYPDKFFDGKIDKIFKIIDPQTNAMQARVVLDNANGLLIPESKATIKVTSSENNTALTVPSKAVIFDDNRSFVVIYKSRTDVKVKEIKVLKQVGDTTYVSEGLSEGEDVITNNQLLIYRSLNS, encoded by the coding sequence ATGAAAAAAAATATAATCTTAATAATGATGGTTTTGTCAATCATGTCTTGCTCCAAAAAAGAGGAAGAAGCAAAACCACAGGCAAAAAAAGGCTTTGAATTGAGCAATACCATGCTAAAATCCATTGTATTAGCTAAAGTTGAAAAAAAATATATAGAAGATAATTACAATTTCTACGGAAAAATATCCGCCGATAAAAACAGCTATATCGATGTTTATCCGCTTGTTGGAGGAAATGTTTTGAGTGTAAATGTAGAGTTGGGAGACCATGTGACAAAAGGGCAGGTTTTGGCGACCATCCGAAGTACGGAATTAGCTGAGGTTCAGAAAGACGTAAGCGATGCAAAAACAGATTTGGTAGTTGCGGAAAACAATCTCCGTGTCGCCAGAGAAATGTACGAAGGAAAACTTAACACCGAAAGAGATGTGCTGGAAGCCAAAAGCCAGCTGCAGAAAGCACAGGACCAAATGCAGAGAGCAAGTGCGGTGAGTACGGTCTATAATGTGAAAAAAGGGAATATTTACAGTGTTGTGGCCCCGATCAGTGGATATATTGTTCAGAAAAACATCAATAAAGATATGCAGTTGAGGAGTGACAGAAGCGAAAATATTTTCGATGTCGCAAATACAACCAATGTCTGGGCAATTATGAACGTCAATGAATCTGATATCGATAAAATAAGCCTCGGAATGAAAGCTCAGGTTTCTACATTGTCTTATCCTGACAAATTTTTTGATGGAAAAATTGATAAAATATTTAAAATTATCGATCCGCAAACCAATGCGATGCAAGCCAGAGTAGTTTTAGACAATGCCAACGGATTATTAATTCCTGAAAGTAAAGCCACGATAAAAGTCACAAGCTCAGAAAATAATACGGCATTGACGGTTCCTTCAAAAGCGGTGATTTTTGATGATAACAGGAGTTTTGTGGTAATTTATAAATCAAGAACAGATGTTAAGGTGAAAGAAATAAAGGTTTTAAAACAAGTTGGCGACACCACTTACGTTTCCGAAGGTTTGTCTGAAGGAGAAGACGTCATCACCAATAATCAATTGTTGATTTATCGCTCTTTGAATAGTTAA
- the rplK gene encoding 50S ribosomal protein L11, translated as MAKKVFKMVKLQVKGGAANPSPPVGPALGSAGVNIMEFCKQFNGRTQDKPGQVLPVVITVYEDKSFEFVIKTPPAAIQLMDAAKIKGGSGEPNRNKVGSVSWDQVKKIAEDKMADLNCFTMDSAISMVAGTARSMGLRVTGTKPTNA; from the coding sequence ATGGCTAAGAAAGTCTTTAAAATGGTAAAGCTTCAGGTGAAAGGAGGGGCAGCAAACCCGTCTCCACCAGTAGGTCCAGCTTTGGGTTCTGCAGGTGTTAACATCATGGAGTTTTGTAAGCAATTTAACGGGAGAACCCAAGATAAGCCAGGGCAAGTTTTACCTGTAGTAATTACAGTATACGAAGACAAATCTTTTGAATTCGTTATTAAAACTCCACCTGCAGCGATCCAGTTGATGGATGCCGCTAAAATCAAGGGAGGTTCCGGTGAACCAAACAGAAACAAAGTAGGTTCTGTATCTTGGGATCAGGTAAAGAAAATCGCTGAAGATAAAATGGCAGACCTTAACTGCTTTACAATGGATTCAGCTATTTCTATGGTTGCAGGTACAGCAAGATCTATGGGATTAAGAGTAACAGGAACTAAACCAACTAACGCTTAA